The following coding sequences lie in one Lolium perenne isolate Kyuss_39 chromosome 2, Kyuss_2.0, whole genome shotgun sequence genomic window:
- the LOC139835813 gene encoding uncharacterized protein, whose protein sequence is MDAEDWLMDTERKLRTVGCNDEDKIRYATYLLSGPTASWWENVVAVHPPEKVFTWEEFKKKFREAHVPESVVELKKREFDELHHNTTPIMQYVRVFNRLSRYAPEEVDSDEKRKKRFMKGMNPYMKMQLRLARTVEFQELIHSTITFKDDYKQVQEDISVILGMDWFTENGAVINCGDKTVSLRNSIGG, encoded by the exons ATGGATgcagaagattggctgatggacacaGAAAGAAAGCTAAGGACCGTTGGATGCAACGATGAGGATAAAATCAGGTATGCCACCTATCTGCTGTCAGGACCAAcggcatcatggtgggagaatgtCGTCGCAGTACATCCTCCAGAAAAGGTGTTCACGTGGGAGGAAtttaagaagaagttccgggaggCTCATGTTCCGGAGAGTGTGGTGGAGttaaagaagagggagtttgacgaactacaCCATAACACTacaccaatcatgcagtatgttcgtgtTTTCAACAGACTgtcaaggtatgcacctgaggaggtGGATTCGGATGAGAAGAGAAAGAAAAGGTTTATGAAAGGAATGAACccttacatgaagatgcaactgagattGGCACGGACTgtggaattccaggaactgattcacTCAACAATCACTTTCAAGGATGATTACAAGCAGGTCCAGGAG GATATAtcggtcatcctagggatggactggTTCACGGAGAATGGAGCAGTAATTAACTGTGGAGATAAAACAGTATCACTCCGCAATTCCATTGGAGGATAG